One Salvia splendens isolate huo1 chromosome 12, SspV2, whole genome shotgun sequence genomic window carries:
- the LOC121758558 gene encoding filament-like plant protein 4 isoform X1: MDKRSWPWKKKSSDKLAAEKANVSGSDSCATDSDGKLDNNNKQPKYVQISIESYTHLTGLENRVKSYEDQVHNLEDEIKELNEKLSEAHLEMINKENLVKQHAKVAEEAVSGWEKADAEAAALKNNVESVTLLKLTAEDRASHLDSALKEHMRQIRNLKEDHELKLQEVILSKNKIFGKMKHELETRIAKFEQQLLRSAADNAALSRTLQERSNMLFQLSEDKSQAQAEIERLRSNIESCEKEVNSLKYEVHIAKKEVEIRNEEKNMSMRSADVANKQHLEGVKKIAKLEAECQRLRGLVRKKLPGPAALAQMKLEVENMGRDYGELRVRRSTARSPTANLSQLPDFTLDNLLKCQKENELLAERLLSMDEETKMLKEALTKRNGELQSCRSIYAQTASKLQSLESHLQANGEWRSPVTHGSVPVEGFSSHKASNLPSFATVSECGNDDNVSYAGSCATLSMSDLSSVQKDKNTDTPRKSENTKNLDLMDDFLEMEKLAYQSHGSHETVSSPDVSGDTGSTCPEQAKLVGSLEVHTRRDSPSKDGLASEYQVLSKVDSAVAEPQLLADQPFFEKLKAKLSRVIESMSEGNDMEKVIVDVRHIMQDVFDTSKNRLQNDVEAVTDFGTESIADGAQITSTNGTTLSGNVNSIDNMQFNQELKIAISDIHSFIMILGKEAKVVPGASPDGEGLSESLNKFSARCTESESGINLFDFVLDISYVLRESSKLHFNVLGIKSSEVETSSSDCIDKIALPENKGVVDLSGEMYRNGCSHFSDSVSDPDTPSAGNLVPTSESATSRKCSPEEFDELKMDKDNLAVELARCMEKYESTKIQLLETEQLLADAKLQLTSVQKGNSLAETQLKCMTESYKSLETRAEGLQTEVKLLEGKIGNLDLELQEERRSHQNALNRCNDLLEQLQRIETHAVAGNDEKSSQEKDLAAAAEKLAECQETIYLLGKQLKALHPKSDSLSFPTRSRSQKMEASIEEEPITNGIVFPDHNAYGTDNTRLFYLNRAGSESPLDIFEAEFSPSDSEANNPQRSPAGPNHQKHHPTKSSSSSASSTPTPEKHTRGFSRFFSSKGKNGY, encoded by the exons ATGGATAAAAGGAGTTGGCCCTGGAAGAAAAAATCATCTGATAAGCTAGCAGCTGAGAAAGCAAATGTTTCAGGATCAGATTCTTGTGCCACTGATTCAGAT GGAAAGTTGGATAATAACAATAAACAGCCCAAGTATGTTCAAATCTCAATCGAATCGTATACGCATCTTACTGGACTTGAGAATCGTGTGAAGTCCTATGAAGATCAAGTGCATAACTTAGAGGATGAAATAAAAGAACTCAATGAAAAGCTATCTGAAGCGCATTTAGAAATGATTAATAAAGAAAACCTGGTGAAACAGCATGCTAAAGTTGCTGAAGAAGCTGTCTCAG GATGGGAAAAGGCTGATGCAGAAGCGGCGGCATTGAAAAATAATGTGGAGTCTGTCACACTACTAAAGCTTACTGCTGAAGATCGGGCATCCCATTTGGATTCTGCTCTCAAGGAACACATGAGGCAGATACGAAATTTGAAGGAAGACCATGAGCTAAAGTTACAGGAAGTTATTCTTAGCAAGAATAAAATCTTTGGCAAGATGAAGCATGAGCTTGAAACTCGAATCGCAAAGTTTGAACAGCAATTACTGAGGTCTGCTGCTGACAATGCTGCACTATCAAGAACTTTGCAGGAACGCTCCAACATGCTGTTCCAGCTCAGTGAGGATAAATCACAGGCTCAAGCTGAGATAGAACGTTTGAGGAGCAACATCGAGTCCTGTGAAAAAGAAGTGAACTCATTAAAATATGAGGTTCACATTGCTAAGAAAGAAGTGGAAATCCGCAATGAGGAAAAGAACATGAGTATGCGGTCAGCAGACGTGGCAAATAAGCAGCATCTTGAGGGAGTAAAGAAAATTGCCAAGCTTGAAGCTGAGTGTCAAAGGTTAAGGGGGCTTGTTCGCAAGAAACTGCCTGGTCCAGCTGCACTGGCACAAATGAAACTTGAAGTTGAAAATATGGGTCGCGACTATGGAGAATTACGTGTACGGAGGTCCACAGCAAGGTCTCCAACAGCAAACTTGTCACAGCTGCCTGACTTTACACTTGACAATTTACTGAAGTGCCAGAAAGAGAACGAGCTACTAGCAGAACGTCTACTGTCAATGGATGAAGAAACAAAGATGTTGAAAGAAGCATTAACAAAGCGTAATGGTGAATTGCAAAGTTGTAGAAGTATATACGCACAGACAGCTAGCAAGCTTCAAAGTTTAGAATCACATTTACAAGCTAATGGTGAATGGAGAAGTCCTGTAACTCATGGTTCAGTACCTGTTGAAGGTTTCTCTAGTCACAAGGCTAGCAATCTACCAAGTTTCGCCACAGTGTCTGAATGCGGAAATGATGATAATGTAAGTTATGCTGGTTCATGTGCTACATTATCTATGTCTGACCTCTCCAGCGTCCAGAAGGACAAGAACACTGACACCCCTCGGAAATCTGAAAACACCAAAAACCTCGACCTCATGGATGACTTTCTGGAAATGGAGAAATTAGCATACCAATCCCATGGATCACATGAAACTGTTTCAAGTCCAGATGTTTCTGGCGATACAGGCAGTACATGTCCCGAACAAGCAAAACTTGTAGGTTCACTTGAAGTCCATACAAGAAGAGACTCTCCATCTAAAGACGGACTTGCATCTGAGTATCAAGTGCTCTCGAAAGTAGATTCAGCTGTTGCAGAGCCTCAACTGCTAGCTGATCAACCTTTCTTTGAGAAGCTCAAAGCAAAATTATCCAGAGTAATTGAGTCAATGTCTGAGGGGAATGATATGGAAAAGGTTATAGTTGATGTTAGACACATTATGCAGGATGTGTTTGATACTTCAAAGAACCGGTTACAGAATGATGTTGAGGCAGTTACTGATTTTGGTACAGAAAGTATTGCTGATGGTGCCCAGATAACATCCACAAATGGTACAACATTGTCTGGAAATGTTAACAGTATTGACAATATGCAATTCAATCAAGAACTCAAAATAGCCATCTCGGACATTCATAGTTTTATTATGATTCTTGGTAAAGAGGCCAAGGTTGTCCCAGGTGCATCCCCTGATGGAGAGGGGCTATCTGAAAGCCTCAACAAGTTTTCCGCCAGATGTACTGAATCTGAGAGTGGGATTAATCtttttgattttgttcttgACATATCTTATGTGTTGAGAGAATCAAGCAAGTTGCACTTCAATGTACTGGGGATTAAGAGTTCTGAAGTTGAAACCAGTAGTTCTGATTGTATAGACAAGATTGCATTACCAGAGAATAAGGGTGTGGTGGACTTATCAGGGGAGATGTATCGGAATGGTTGCTCCCACTTTTCTGATTCTGTCTCTGATCCTGATACTCCAAGCGCGGGAAATCTTGTTCCAACCTCTGAATCAGCCACATCACGGAAATGCTCACCGGAGGAGTTTGACGAattgaaaatggataaggataATTTGGCGGTGGAACTTGCTAGATGCATGGAAAAGTATGAAAGCACGAAGATTCAGTTGCTGGAAACAGAACAGCTGCTTGCTGATGCCAAGTTGCAATTAACTTCAGTACAAAAAGGCAACAGCTTGGCAGAGACACAACTCAAATGCATGACAGAATCCTACAAATCACTCGAAACAAGGGCAGAGGGATTACAAACCGAAGTTAAACTTCTTGAAGGGAAAATAGGAAATTTGGACCTCGAGCTGCAAGAGGAAAGAAGAAGTCATCAAAATGCACTGAACAGATGCAATGATCTCTTAGAACAGCTCCAAAG GATTGAAACTCATGCAGTAGCTGGTAATGATGAAAAGTCTAGCCAG GAAAAAGACTTGGCTGCAGCAGCTGAAAAGCTGGCGGAGTGTCAAGAAACCATATATCTTCTTGGTAAGCAGTTGAAAGCTTTGCATCCTAAGTCAGATTCTCTCAGTTTTCCGACCAGGAGCAGGAGTCAAAAGATGGAAGCTTCGATCGAGGAAGAACCAATAACGAATGGCATAGTGTTCCCAGACCATAATGCATATGGAACGGATAACACACGCTTGTTCTATCTGAACAGGGCAGGCTCTGAATCCCCCTTGGATATATTTGAGGCCGAATTCAGTCCATCTGACTCTGAAGCAAACAACCCACAGAGATCCCCAGCAGGACCAAACCATCAGAAACACCACCCTACAAAGTCGAGCTCCTCGTCGGCTTCTTCTACACCTACACCGGAGAAACATACTCGTGGCTTCAGCAGATTCTTTTCCTCGAAAGGAAAGAACGGCTACTGA
- the LOC121758558 gene encoding filament-like plant protein 4 isoform X2: MDKRSWPWKKKSSDKLAAEKANVSGSDSCATDSDGKLDNNNKQPKYVQISIESYTHLTGLENRVKSYEDQVHNLEDEIKELNEKLSEAHLEMINKENLVKQHAKVAEEAVSGWEKADAEAAALKNNVESVTLLKLTAEDRASHLDSALKEHMRQIRNLKEDHELKLQEVILSKNKIFGKMKHELETRIAKFEQQLLRSAADNAALSRTLQERSNMLFQLSEDKSQAQAEIERLRSNIESCEKEVNSLKYEVHIAKKEVEIRNEEKNMSMRSADVANKQHLEGVKKIAKLEAECQRLRGLVRKKLPGPAALAQMKLEVENMGRDYGELRVRRSTARSPTANLSQLPDFTLDNLLKCQKENELLAERLLSMDEETKMLKEALTKRNGELQSCRSIYAQTASKLQSLESHLQANGEWRSPVTHGSVPVEGFSSHKASNLPSFATVSECGNDDNVSYAGSCATLSMSDLSSVQKDKNTDTPRKSENTKNLDLMDDFLEMEKLAYQSHGSHETVSSPDVSGDTGSTCPEQAKLVGSLEVHTRRDSPSKDGLASEYQVLSKVDSAVAEPQLLADQPFFEKLKAKLSRVIESMSEGNDMEKVIVDVRHIMQDVFDTSKNRLQNDVEAVTDFGTESIADGAQITSTNGTTLSGNVNSIDNMQFNQELKIAISDIHSFIMILGKEAKVVPGASPDGEGLSESLNKFSARCTESESGINLFDFVLDISYVLRESSKLHFNVLGIKSSEVETSSSDCIDKIALPENKGVVDLSGEMYRNGCSHFSDSVSDPDTPSAGNLVPTSESATSRKCSPEEFDELKMDKDNLAVELARCMEKYESTKIQLLETEQLLADAKLQLTSVQKGNSLAETQLKCMTESYKSLETRAEGLQTEVKLLEGKIGNLDLELQEERRSHQNALNRCNDLLEQLQSACLIICQD, translated from the exons ATGGATAAAAGGAGTTGGCCCTGGAAGAAAAAATCATCTGATAAGCTAGCAGCTGAGAAAGCAAATGTTTCAGGATCAGATTCTTGTGCCACTGATTCAGAT GGAAAGTTGGATAATAACAATAAACAGCCCAAGTATGTTCAAATCTCAATCGAATCGTATACGCATCTTACTGGACTTGAGAATCGTGTGAAGTCCTATGAAGATCAAGTGCATAACTTAGAGGATGAAATAAAAGAACTCAATGAAAAGCTATCTGAAGCGCATTTAGAAATGATTAATAAAGAAAACCTGGTGAAACAGCATGCTAAAGTTGCTGAAGAAGCTGTCTCAG GATGGGAAAAGGCTGATGCAGAAGCGGCGGCATTGAAAAATAATGTGGAGTCTGTCACACTACTAAAGCTTACTGCTGAAGATCGGGCATCCCATTTGGATTCTGCTCTCAAGGAACACATGAGGCAGATACGAAATTTGAAGGAAGACCATGAGCTAAAGTTACAGGAAGTTATTCTTAGCAAGAATAAAATCTTTGGCAAGATGAAGCATGAGCTTGAAACTCGAATCGCAAAGTTTGAACAGCAATTACTGAGGTCTGCTGCTGACAATGCTGCACTATCAAGAACTTTGCAGGAACGCTCCAACATGCTGTTCCAGCTCAGTGAGGATAAATCACAGGCTCAAGCTGAGATAGAACGTTTGAGGAGCAACATCGAGTCCTGTGAAAAAGAAGTGAACTCATTAAAATATGAGGTTCACATTGCTAAGAAAGAAGTGGAAATCCGCAATGAGGAAAAGAACATGAGTATGCGGTCAGCAGACGTGGCAAATAAGCAGCATCTTGAGGGAGTAAAGAAAATTGCCAAGCTTGAAGCTGAGTGTCAAAGGTTAAGGGGGCTTGTTCGCAAGAAACTGCCTGGTCCAGCTGCACTGGCACAAATGAAACTTGAAGTTGAAAATATGGGTCGCGACTATGGAGAATTACGTGTACGGAGGTCCACAGCAAGGTCTCCAACAGCAAACTTGTCACAGCTGCCTGACTTTACACTTGACAATTTACTGAAGTGCCAGAAAGAGAACGAGCTACTAGCAGAACGTCTACTGTCAATGGATGAAGAAACAAAGATGTTGAAAGAAGCATTAACAAAGCGTAATGGTGAATTGCAAAGTTGTAGAAGTATATACGCACAGACAGCTAGCAAGCTTCAAAGTTTAGAATCACATTTACAAGCTAATGGTGAATGGAGAAGTCCTGTAACTCATGGTTCAGTACCTGTTGAAGGTTTCTCTAGTCACAAGGCTAGCAATCTACCAAGTTTCGCCACAGTGTCTGAATGCGGAAATGATGATAATGTAAGTTATGCTGGTTCATGTGCTACATTATCTATGTCTGACCTCTCCAGCGTCCAGAAGGACAAGAACACTGACACCCCTCGGAAATCTGAAAACACCAAAAACCTCGACCTCATGGATGACTTTCTGGAAATGGAGAAATTAGCATACCAATCCCATGGATCACATGAAACTGTTTCAAGTCCAGATGTTTCTGGCGATACAGGCAGTACATGTCCCGAACAAGCAAAACTTGTAGGTTCACTTGAAGTCCATACAAGAAGAGACTCTCCATCTAAAGACGGACTTGCATCTGAGTATCAAGTGCTCTCGAAAGTAGATTCAGCTGTTGCAGAGCCTCAACTGCTAGCTGATCAACCTTTCTTTGAGAAGCTCAAAGCAAAATTATCCAGAGTAATTGAGTCAATGTCTGAGGGGAATGATATGGAAAAGGTTATAGTTGATGTTAGACACATTATGCAGGATGTGTTTGATACTTCAAAGAACCGGTTACAGAATGATGTTGAGGCAGTTACTGATTTTGGTACAGAAAGTATTGCTGATGGTGCCCAGATAACATCCACAAATGGTACAACATTGTCTGGAAATGTTAACAGTATTGACAATATGCAATTCAATCAAGAACTCAAAATAGCCATCTCGGACATTCATAGTTTTATTATGATTCTTGGTAAAGAGGCCAAGGTTGTCCCAGGTGCATCCCCTGATGGAGAGGGGCTATCTGAAAGCCTCAACAAGTTTTCCGCCAGATGTACTGAATCTGAGAGTGGGATTAATCtttttgattttgttcttgACATATCTTATGTGTTGAGAGAATCAAGCAAGTTGCACTTCAATGTACTGGGGATTAAGAGTTCTGAAGTTGAAACCAGTAGTTCTGATTGTATAGACAAGATTGCATTACCAGAGAATAAGGGTGTGGTGGACTTATCAGGGGAGATGTATCGGAATGGTTGCTCCCACTTTTCTGATTCTGTCTCTGATCCTGATACTCCAAGCGCGGGAAATCTTGTTCCAACCTCTGAATCAGCCACATCACGGAAATGCTCACCGGAGGAGTTTGACGAattgaaaatggataaggataATTTGGCGGTGGAACTTGCTAGATGCATGGAAAAGTATGAAAGCACGAAGATTCAGTTGCTGGAAACAGAACAGCTGCTTGCTGATGCCAAGTTGCAATTAACTTCAGTACAAAAAGGCAACAGCTTGGCAGAGACACAACTCAAATGCATGACAGAATCCTACAAATCACTCGAAACAAGGGCAGAGGGATTACAAACCGAAGTTAAACTTCTTGAAGGGAAAATAGGAAATTTGGACCTCGAGCTGCAAGAGGAAAGAAGAAGTCATCAAAATGCACTGAACAGATGCAATGATCTCTTAGAACAGCTCCAAAG TGCTTGTCTTATTATTTGTCAGGATTGA